A portion of the Epinephelus moara isolate mb chromosome 4, YSFRI_EMoa_1.0, whole genome shotgun sequence genome contains these proteins:
- the hopx gene encoding homeodomain-only protein, with protein MSSKTECVNLSPYQIGVLEDNFKKDKHPAGTSLMLIAAEAGLTEEETKKWFHQRYSQWRQAEGLPAELGSVLDLA; from the exons ATGTCTTCTAAAACGGAGTGTGTGAATCTGTCGCCGTATCAGATCGGAGTGCTGGAGGATAATTTCAAAAAGGACAAGCATCCGGCCGGGACGTCGCTCATGTTGATCGCTGCAGAGGCCGGGCTGACAGAGGAGGAAACTAAA AAATGGTTCCACCAACGTTACTCACAGTGGAGGCAGGCGGAGGGACTTCCGGCTGAACTGGGATCAGT